The stretch of DNA CATTGGTGggcattttggttgtttctacgctttaggttttgtgtgtgtgtgtgtgtgtttgtgtcttaagagaggaagggagaaggatagagagatagaaatgtcaatgatgagagagaatcatggatcggctgcctcctgctcgccccgtactggggatcgagcccgcaacccgggcatgtgccctgaccgggaatcgagcccccacctcctgattcataggtcaacgctcaaccactgagccacgcctgctgggctcaCTATCTTAATGGTGTAGTTGAAGtgcaaaagtttttttaaaaattgttattgttgacactattacagatgccccccatttctccccctttacccacctccactcagcccccctggggcccccgcccccacctctgttgtctgtgcccattggttgtGCACatgtgttctttggctaatctcttcacctttcctCCAGCACCCCCAGTCCAAAAGTGTTCATTTTGATGAACTCCTATTGaacttttttccctttcattcttGGTGCTTTCGCTGTGAACTGTAAGAATTCTTTGCTTAACCCAGTGTCACACCATGGAGCCCCCTGTCTCCTTCTAGGTGAGTCTTCCAGCCGTCTGTGCATGGCATCCCAGTTGTCTAAATTGTGGGCAGACAGGCCCGGGCCTGCCCTGAGGACTTTTCTAAAAGTCTCTCAAAGGTTCAAAACACCCCAGCCAGCAGCGTCTGGCCTCAGCCTGCCTGAGCCTCTTGCTGAGCAACCCCACGCCCAGCACGCAGCCGCAGTCCCCAGCACAGCCTCTCCCAGCTCAGGCCGCTGCCCCACCCAGCCCTTCGCAGCCCCTCCCAGGTGGCCCCGGGCCGGCACAGGCAGCGGCTGCCCCCTGCCGCCcccagaggccccagaaccaactcTTGATGCGGGCGACACCGGGAGAATCTTAAGGGTGGTGTGTGAGTAACAGCGCCAGGCAGCAGTGTGTGTATCTGGTCGCTCAGAcagacgtgggggggggggggggggacctatGAGGGAGCCGGTCAGGTTAGGGGTcccctgggcgggggtgggggcattgGCTGCGCAGGGGCAGGGGGGGACTTGTGCATCTGGCCTGGCTGGGGCGGCGGTTACACACGTGCACATTGTTAAATACTCATCAACCTCCGCACTTAAAATGCTTACGTTTTATCGGGTATAATGATCCCTCAGATTGGCGTGTATGTTAAAAGCTTTAAAAGGAAACGTGAAGTAGTATTTTCAAAGCTGAAAGGAAATTCTTTCCAGCCCCCGTTCACCCCCCACACCCCGGTGGGGGACAGCCGCCGTCCTCCGGTGCTCAGCTCATGCCCCTGGGGTCATGTCAGTCACGGGGGGCTCAGTGGAAAGAGGCCTGGGGAGGCCGGGCATCTGGGAGTCGGGGTGCCCTGGGGGTGCTGCGAGGAAGAACGTGGGCCCCTCTGAAGGAGACGGGACAAACGTCGGGATTGCACTGGGTCTCAAAGGGGCTCCAGTTTGGCTCCAAACTCGCCCTGCGGGGGGCGGCGCTCCTGGCGGGGCCGGGCCAGGGTCCCCATCGCAGCCGACAGACCGGCCCGGAGGCAGGAGCCGAGTGGCCTGACCGCGATTCCACCCCGTTTTCCAGGAAAATCTAACTGCTGCTCGCTTCGACCTCTGACCTTTTTCCTGGTCGCCTTCCTCCTGGTCTTCTTTGGGTAAGAAGCGGGCGAGACCCTCTGGGTCTGCGGGCTCGGGAGAAGCCGCAGCAGGAGCCCATCGGGTCCCGGGGGGCGCCCTGAGCTGTCCCCCCCAATCCCGCCGCCCCGGGGTCACAGCTGTAGTGACAGGGCTGCTGACAGCCGCCTCACGGCCCGGCCGCACACTCCCTCCTATGGAGGCCGCACTGTGGGGGGTCGGGCGAGGCCGGGACCCCTCCCTGTGTGGCTGCGAGTGGGGAAGCTCCCTGATGGACAGGGTCCTGGAACCGGGGAGTGAGGTCACGGCCACTCTGCTGGGCAGGGACCCTGCCAGGAGGCCGTCCCTGGGCAGCCTCGGACCAGCCGGCCACGCACGGGACCCACGCCCGCCGCGCAGGGGCCCGCCTGGGGCACTGGCCGCCGTGGCCGCCCCTCCTTGGGACCGGTCACCTGAGCTTAGGGGACACTGGCCCCCGCCCTGCCCGAGGGCAGCTGCTCTGGGGGGCTCGGGGTCAtgacctgggctcccctcctgctTTGCGTGGGGAAGGTGGACAGGCTgtcccaggaccagctcctcAACGAGGGCCTTTAGGGGGCTCCTCCACAGCATGGGGGTCCTGAGCCCGAGAATCCTGATGCCGAGGACCAGGCCCAAAGGAGaagggtgagtgagtgagtgcgtGCGGGCGGGGCCCTGCCCTGACAGCCCAGCCCGCGCTGCTCCGTGCTCTGAGGGCCCAGCCCCCGCCCGGGTGACACATTGGTGGGTCCAGGCCTCCTGCTCGCCTCGTCCCCCTCCCCTCGCTCAGAGCAGCGCGGCCAAGTCCCTGACCCTGCAGGGTCACCTGGGCAGGACTGACTCCACACGTCTGGCCTTAGTATTGACCTCCCTCTGACCTCCTGCCTctgggtgccctgaccaggaatcgaacccaccaccctttggtgcacgggacgatgctccaaccaactgagccccaccagccagggcaggcaccGGCCTTAGGTGCATCCGGGAGTGCACGTGGCAGTCATTAGACAGGGACCCCCGGCGCTGGCCCCGTGCCGGGCCTGCACAGGCTGTGGTTGGGACGGCCGCTGGGCCTGTGGCGGCCACGGCCGGGGAGTTCCTGCCGCCCAGCCAGAGGCCCAGCAGGGCCGCGTGCGTGTCTGATGGCCGTTCCTCTGGGCCAGCTCCTTCCTTGGGTCCCCGCCCCCCAGAGGCCACTTCCAGGGCCTCCCGCCCACAGTGAGCTGAGACGGGACCCTGGGCCCCACCACTTCGGGTCAGAGGGGGGCAAAGGCCCGAGGCTTTTCGTTCCAGGGCCCAGTCACAAGGGAGAAGCCACATGCAGAGGCAgagcccccccacgcccccccccaaccccccgaggTGGGGTGCGGGAGGAGCCCGGGCTCCGTGTCCCGGGAGGAGGACAGCCTGGCCCTCAGCAGCTGCCCTGCCCGCCAGCGACTCCCACGGGGTCTCCCGACACTCACGCCCGCTGCCTGTGTTTCAGGATGCTGTACCCGCAGCCCGCGGTGCTGACGCCCTCGTGAGTAACCCTACCGCACCCGCCACTCTCGCCGTGTCCTAACGGGCGCTGCCCCCGACGTCGCTCCCGGGACGGGCTCTGCCCACTCCGTCCCCTCTGGTCGGCCTGGGCTCCGAGCCTGGAGCCCCAGAGTCTCTgtcctcccccctgccctgcgcttccttctctgtctctcaccagacagtgtggggggaggggctgccccagGGGGTCCCCTTCTTCGGCCAGcccccctgccccgggccctcAGGGTGCAGTGCTGGGAAGGGGGCTCTGCCCAAGTTTGCATCCGGACTGGCGTCCGCAGGTTCCTTGCAGATGCCACGTCCTCCTGGAAGGATGGTCCGCCTGCGGCGCGGAGGGCCTGGGCCGGGCGGGGCTCCGGGGCGGGCAGGGAGCACAGGCTGGGTGTCCCCTCCTGCCGCTCACGCGCGGCCGTGGGCTCTCGGTGCAGGAGGAAAGACGTCCTCGTCCTGACCCCGTGGCTGGCGCCCATCGTCTGGGAGGGGACCTTCAACATCGACATCCTGAACGAGCAGTTCCGGCTCCAGAACGTCACCGTCGGCCTCACCGTGTTTGCCATCAAGAAGTAAGTGGGTGCAGGACGGAGGGCGGAGAGCGGAGGGGGGAGCGGCAGGTCCATCAGGAAGTAAGTGGGTGCAGGGCGGAGGGCGGACAGCGGAGCGGGGAGCGGCAGGTCCCTCAAGAAGTAAGTGGGTGCAGGACGGAGGGCGGACAGCGGAGGGGGGAGCGGCAGGTCCCTCAGGAAGTAAGTGGGTGCAGGACGGAGGGCGGAGAGCGGAGGGGGGAGCGGCAGGTCCATCAGGAAGTAAGTGGGTGCAGGATGGAGGGCGGAGAGCGGAGGGGGGAGCGGCAGGTCCATCAGGGTCTGTCCTTGTGTCCAGGACATGatgggatggggccagccagggggtgaGGGCTCTCCGGGGGCCCAGCACAGGTGggacccagctccacctccacccactgaggcgctgctcctgctccagccccGGAGCCTCAGGCCCTCCTCCGTAAGATGGGGTGCTGCCGGCCCCCCATCTCTGGGAACAGAGGATTAGGGAGGCCAAGTCTTCCCGCTCAGGGGGGTGGGTCCCCTTGAAGCAGGTGCACGTGCTGCGTGGCCGGGTCGGGCCCTCGCCTGGCTCCCTGACCCTCCTGCCCGCCTCTCCCGCCCCAGGTACGTGGTCTTCCTGAAGCTGTTCCTGGAGACGGCCGAGCAGCACTTCATGGTGGGGCACAGGGTCAACTACTACGTCTTCACCGACCGGCCGGCCGACGTGCCCCGCgtggcgctgggggagggccgcCGCCTGGTGCTGCTCCAGGTCCCGGGCGCCGCGCGCTGGCAGGACGTGTCCATGCGCCGCATGCAGATGATCAGCGACTTCTGTGAGCGGCGCTTCCTGCGGGAGGTGGACTTTCTCATGTGCGTGGACGTGGACATGCGCTTCCGCGACCACGTGGGCGTGGAGATCCTGTCCCCGCTCTTCGGCACCCTGCACCCCGGCTTCTACGGGGCGGCCCGCCAGGCCTTCACCTACGAGCGCCGGCCGCAGTCCCAGGCCTACATCCCCCCGGACCAGGGCGACTTTTACTACATGGGGGCCCTCTTTGGGGGGTCGGTGTCCGAGGTTCACCGGCTCACCGCGGCCTGTCACCAGGCCATGATGGCCGACCGCGCCAATGGCATCGAGGCCGTTTGGCACGACGAGAGCCACCTGAACCGGTACCTGCTGGACCACAAGCCCACCAAGGTGCTGTCCCCGGAGTACCTGTGGGACGAGCAGCTGCTGGGCTGGCCGGCCGTCATGCGGAAGCTGAGGTTCGTGGCCGTGCCCAAGAACCACCAGCAAATCCGCAACTGAGGGGTGCACTGGGGGCCATGCTCCCTCAGGGCCCCCAGATTGGAACCTTTATGGCCCTGGGCACGCCTGCACTTCCCTCTTCTGTCCTGTGGGGGGAGACTGTCGAGGCCTGGAGTGGCCTGGCCATCCGCTCCCACTGGGCGCTCCTCAGGCCCTTCAGCTCAGGTGAGGCAGGTGGTCCCGGCCCCACCTGACagacgggggaagggggggtcgCAGGGGCCCAGATGAAGTCACTCCCAGGGAAGGCATGGCCCCCCGTGTGCAGAAAACTCTGGAAAGCTAGTGTTTCCAAAGGGATGAGGGCACGTGTGCACTTCCAACGAAAGGAAGCGGAGGCCCCGGCGCGCCCCggagagaagggggcagggccCTTCTGGGAGACAGGCCGCCAGCACCCCGCAGGCGTTCTTGCCCTTTTGCAAAGATGTAtttttgagcgtcgacctatgaaccaagaggtcatggttcgattcccggtcaaggcacatgcccaggttgtgggctcaatccccagtgtgaggtgttcaggaggcaaccaatgattctcatcattgatgtttctatctctccctctcccttcctctctgaaatcaataaaaatgtattttttcaaaaaatatgtgttttcgaGACTACCCATCAGAGCGCTGGTGAAATTGCCACCAATTGGAAGACACGTCCATAGAAAGAGATTGGACCCATCGATCCTGGTCCACGCAGTTGGGGCAAGCTGAGCGGCTGCTGCCATGGGTGCCGAGTCTCCACGTGCCCACCGACAGACCTCAGGGTCCTCTTAGGTGAGACACGTGGAACCTTCTGCATCCGGATCCCACCCATTAGACCATGCACGTGTGATTTCAATAGGCAGACACACATGTAAAGGAGTGTGCGTGTAATAGAGACAGAGAGGCGGAGCCTGAGAGATGCCCCCAAACCACTCGCGATGGTCCCCTCTGGGGCGGGACTTGCAAATCTCTTATCATCTAAGTTTTTACAATGCGTGTGACTTATCGTTCTGAAATATTGAAGACACGTGTTCCGTGTTCTCCGTGTATTGCTCATCTAGGGAGAAAAGTACATTATttagcttttacttttttaaatgtattttttattgatttcagagagagggaaggagtgggaaAGATAGAAAGgatgagaaacactgaccagttgtctcctgcatgccccctacttgggatccgGTCCCACACCCGGGATGTggcccaaccgggaatcaaaccctgacctggttcatgggtccacactcactgagccacgccaagcTGGGCTAGCGTTTTGTGGTTTTTTGGgggttgttttaattttattgatttcagagaggaagggagagaaggatagagagaaatatcaatgatgagagagcatcatggattggctgcctcctacacaccccacactggggatcgagcccacaacccaggcacgtcccccaaccaggaatagaaccgtgaacccctggttcataggtcgatgctcaaccactgagccccacggCCGGGCTGGGCTAGCTTTGACTTGTAAGGACGAGCAGCATGTGTTACGGTGCCATGAGGAATCCCGAACCAAGGAGGGAGCAAGGTCCTGGGGAGAAGAGCCGTGACGGGGGTGATCACTGTCCGAGTCCTTTccctgtgtgtgcacgtgtgtcgCTGTTCCGCGCCCAGGGGgcctctgtgtgtgcctgtgcgtgtTCACGTGTGTGCATGGGCACTTGTGGGGGTTCTGGGGCGTGTGCTCTTCGGAAGCTCGTTTCCCGGGCGGTGGGCACGGCCAGTCCGCCTCCTGCCCGTGGGCCTTGTCTGTGTCCCCGCATCAGGATTTCCGGAGCCCCTGCTGCGGGACGTGGGCCGTTTCCgatccgccccccacccccgccaccgccGCAGTCACGCTGAAGGGAGTCTGTGACCACCCATCCCCCTTATTTAGGACAGGCGTCTGCGAGTGGAGCTTCTCCGTCCAACGTCAACACGCCTGTGAGGGGCCTGGCAGTTTCCTACAGCCGGGGTCACGGGGTCACGTTGAGCCTTGTTTTGGGAAAGCAGGGGCCTGGAAGCCTGGGGCTGACactgggcgggagggaggaggagcaggggctgggagtgggggtgatgAAGGCCCAGCTGTCAGCCAGCCATGGCTGACAGGCACTGGAGACTCCTCTCacggagggaccgagaggtgcccGGCTCACACAGGCAGGAAGGACGGGGTGGGTGccagggctcagggaggggctggggcttcaTGGTAGTGGGTGGGGTATCCGGTGGGGAAGTGAGACACCCTGGAGATGGAGGGGGTGATGGCTGCCCGAAATCAGCCTTTACCGCTGCAAAGCACCCGGGCATTCCGATGGGACAGACCAAGACCTCTGCTAATGGGtctgccctgtccctgcccgggaGAGGGACCGAGCGGGGCCAAGAGCCCCAGCATTTCACACCGAGGGGGCCTCCCTGGGGGGCACAGATGTCCTTTGGAGCAAAAGACACAGGTTTTCTTGACAATTAGCCACCTGTTCTCGGGCAGAAATAGTTGCTTCAGTCTCAGGGAACCTGCGACCCCCAGTGAACCCAGGGTGGCCTGAGGCGACGTGAGCGGCTGCCCTGCTCCCAGTGGGCAGTGCCAGTGCCTTGGGCCGGATGGGCAGCCAGGCAGCTGCCAAGAGGGTCAGAATCAGGCCTCACCTGCAcctgggcctccccacctccacctgggccgcctcacctccacctgggcctccccacctgcacccgggcctccccacctccacctgggcCTCCTCACCTGCACCCGGGCCTCCTCACCTGCACCCGGGCCACCTCACCTCCACCTGGGCCTCCTCACCTGCACCCGGGCCTCCTCACCTCCACCTGGGCCTCCTCACCTCCACCTGGGCCTCCCCACCTGCACCCGGGCCTCCTCACCTCCACCTGGGCCTCCCCACCTGCACCTGGGCCTCCTCACCTCCACCTGGGCCTCACTTCCACCtgggcctgtgcactgaaggcgCCATTCAGCTCTGAGAGGACTCGGGAAGGGAAGGGACTGGCCTCTAGCAGTACCcgggcccctgggcctgggctagGACCCCCTGCCCTCTTTAGGAGTGACTTCATCTGGGCCCCCGTCTGTCAGGTGGGGCCGGGACCACCTGCCTCACCTGAGCTGAAGGGCCTGAGGAGCGCCCAGTGGGAGCGGATGGCCAGGCCACTCCAGGCCCCGtgcccagggggtggggcccGTCTCCTGCATGCCTGAGCGTGGGTGGGCACAGGGCGGAGGTGCCCCAAGGCCTGTATTTGGGGttggggcagtgccaggcctcGACAGTCTCCCCCCTCAGGACAGAAGAGGGAAGCGCAGGCGTGCCCAGGGCCATAAAGGTTCCAATCTGGGGGCCCCGAGGGAGcatggcccccagcccccagcgcaCCCCTCAGTTGCGGATCTGCTGGTGGTTCTTGGGCACGGCCACGAACCTCAGCTTCCGCATGACGGCCGGCCAGCCCAGCAGCTGCTCGTCCCACAGGTACTCCGGGGACAGCACCTTGGTGGGCTTGTGGTCCAGCAGGTACCGGTTCAGGTGGCTCTCGTCGTGCCAAACGGCCTCGATGCCATTGGCGCGGTCGGCCATCATGGCCTGGTGACAGGCCGCGGTGAGCCGGTGAACCTCGGACACCGACCCCCCGAAGAAGCCCCCCAAGTAGTAAAAGTCGCCCTGGTCCGGGGGGATGTAGGCCTGGGACTGCGGCCGGCGCTCGTAGGTGAAGGCCTGGCGGGTCGCCCCGTAGAAGCCGGGGTGCAGGGTGCCGAAGAGCGGGGACAGGATCTCCACGCCCACGTGGTCGCGGAAGCGCATGTCCACGTCCACGCACATGAGAAAGTCCACCTCCCGCAGGAAGCGCCGCTCACAGAAGTCGCTGATCATCTGCATGCGGCGCATGGACACGTCCTGCCAGCGCGCGGCGCCCGGGACCTGGAGCAGCACCAGGCGgcggccctcccccagcgccacGCGGGGCACGTCGGCCGGCCGGTCGGTGAAGACGTAGTAGTTGACCCTGTGCCCCACCATGAAGTGCTGCTCGGCCGTCTCCAGGAACAGCTTCAGGAAGACCACGTACCTGGGGCGGGAGAGGCGGGCAGGGGGGTCAGGGAGCCAGGCGAGGGCCGACCCGGCCACGCAGCACGTGCACCTGCTTCAAGGGGACTGTGCGGCCCTGTCCAGAGGACGCCAGGTGTTCAAGGCCAAGGCCAGGTTCCCAGACACAAAAGCAAGGACAGCGATCGCACTGCACTGCCCAGGCGCGCCCCGCTCTCGCCCGAGGCGGGGTCACCGTGGGGGCAGGAAGCCGCTGTGTCTGAGTTGCCATCGCTGCTGGGGTTGGAATCGCGGCCGTGGTAGCGGGGCTGCTGCGTGTGGCCGTGTGGAGGCTGCCTTGCGGGAAGGATGTGTGTGACCCGCCGGGGCCGGCTGCCTGCTCCAGGGGCTGCTCGGCGGAGCTGTTGTGTCTGAAGCTCCTTTAGCCACGGCCTCGGGCTCATGAAGACTGTCTCCTGTCCCCACGGCGCCTCAGTCTCCTCGCCTAAGACCTGGCGTCCCAGGAGGGCCCGTCCTGGGCAGAGGGGCTCGGACCCAACAGTTGGCGCAGCGagcaggaggaaggagcaggtgTGGACTCAGGAGAAAGTGCTCCTAACAGggacccactccccacccctcctggtgACCCCACCCTCCTGGTGACCCCACCCCTCCTGGTGACCTCACCTGGTGACCCCACCCTCCTGGTGACCCCACCCCTCCTGGTGACCTCACCTGGTGACCCCACCCCTCCTGGTGACCCCACCCCTCCTGGTGACCTCACCTGGTGACCCCACCCAGCCTGGTGACCCCACCCCTTCTGGTGACCCCACCCCTCCTGGTGACCTCACCTGGTGACCCCACTCCTCCTGGTGACCCCACCCCTCCTGGTGACCTCACCTGGTGACCCCACCCCTCCTGGTGACCCCACCCCTCCTGGTGACCCCACCCCGCCTGGCCTGAGCCGAGCACCTGCTGGCACAGCCTCCTGTCATGCCTGGCAGGCTGCCTGAACCCAGGAGGGCCGTGCCACCCACCCCGCCTTTTAAGTGGGCTGTCCCTGTTCCTGTACAGCTGTCTGTACCCCCAAACGGTCCTCCCTGGACAGCTGCAGGGTGCCTTGCTGAAAGGGTCCTCAGTAAACTGCTGGCAGTCCCAGGAGGGGTCACCCCTGAActcactgctccccacccccgtcTCAGAATCCTAGATCAGGCCCAGCCCGTGAGGAGGAGGGGAGCGGGGGACCAGAAAATGAGGGGCTTGCTTAGGCCCTACTGAAGTCCCAGGGCGTGGCGGCCAGGTCCAGTTCGTGGTCGCCCCGACCCGGGACCCCTTCTCCAAGTGCCTGGGACGCTGGCTCTTCCCTGAGGTCTCCAGGGCCagtgccccccgcaccccccctccGTGGGGACAGCAGCTCCCCCATCAGGCCAGTGTGCTGAGCCCTGAGACCCCGGGTTTCCGGGGCAGCACTGAGGCGCTTCCCTGGGCCTGCGCCGCCCCTGGCAGGCGGTAATCCCTCCCAGGAAGGGGAGCACTAGGCTTAAGTAGGGGGTTCGCACCCACCCCTGCTGAGATGCACCTCCCGGCGGAGCCCCTCCCGAAAGCACAGCTTGGCCACTGCCGGTGAGTGTGGGTCTGGGCTCCCACCTGCCTCTGCGGAGACCAGGCAggaccccacccacctgccctggaCCCGGGACAGAGCCCCCTGGACCTGCCACCCCCACTCACTGTTCATTCCACCTGAGCCTACTGTTCCCGCTGCTTTCTAGAGGgattgggagggagggggaggggggagagggaagcacaGATGTGAcgtgagacacatccattggtcgcctcctgcacgcgcccctacggtacatgcccttgactgcgagtcgaacccgggaccattcggTCCCCAAGCCGACTGCCTGCTTAGATACACTGACCAGGGCCACCCACTTACTTCCTGATGGACCTGCCgctccgccctccgccctgcaCCCACTTACTTCCTGATGG from Eptesicus fuscus isolate TK198812 chromosome 15, DD_ASM_mEF_20220401, whole genome shotgun sequence encodes:
- the ABO gene encoding histo-blood group ABO system transferase, which produces MAELLRTRAGKSNCCSLRPLTFFLVAFLLVFFGMGVLSPRILMPRTRPKGEGMLYPQPAVLTPSRKDVLVLTPWLAPIVWEGTFNIDILNEQFRLQNVTVGLTVFAIKKYVVFLKLFLETAEQHFMVGHRVNYYVFTDRPADVPRVALGEGRRLVLLQVPGAARWQDVSMRRMQMISDFCERRFLREVDFLMCVDVDMRFRDHVGVEILSPLFGTLHPGFYGAARQAFTYERRPQSQAYIPPDQGDFYYMGALFGGSVSEVHRLTAACHQAMMADRANGIEAVWHDESHLNRYLLDHKPTKVLSPEYLWDEQLLGWPAVMRKLRFVAVPKNHQQIRN
- the LOC114226776 gene encoding histo-blood group ABO system transferase-like isoform X1 — translated: MEPSGKSKCCSLRPLTFFLVAFLLVFGMGVLSPRIPMLRTRPEEEGIEADRKPPGMQVVKLPRMLYPQPAVLTPSRKDVLVLTPWLAPIVWEGTFNIDILNEQFRLQNVTVGLTVFAIKKYVVFLKLFLETAEQHFMVGHRVNYYVFTDRPADVPRVALGEGRRLVLLQVPGAARWQDVSMRRMQMISDFCERRFLREVDFLMCVDVDMRFRDHVGVEILSPLFGTLHPGFYGATRQAFTYERRPQSQAYIPPDQGDFYYLGGFFGGSVSEVHRLTAACHQAMMADRANGIEAVWHDESHLNRYLLDHKPTKVLSPEYLWDEQLLGWPAVMRKLRFVAVPKNHQQIRN
- the LOC114226776 gene encoding histo-blood group ABO system transferase-like isoform X2, which encodes MEPSGKSKCCSLRPLTFFLVAFLLVFGMGVLSPRIPMLRTRPEEEGMLYPQPAVLTPSRKDVLVLTPWLAPIVWEGTFNIDILNEQFRLQNVTVGLTVFAIKKYVVFLKLFLETAEQHFMVGHRVNYYVFTDRPADVPRVALGEGRRLVLLQVPGAARWQDVSMRRMQMISDFCERRFLREVDFLMCVDVDMRFRDHVGVEILSPLFGTLHPGFYGATRQAFTYERRPQSQAYIPPDQGDFYYLGGFFGGSVSEVHRLTAACHQAMMADRANGIEAVWHDESHLNRYLLDHKPTKVLSPEYLWDEQLLGWPAVMRKLRFVAVPKNHQQIRN